Below is a genomic region from Vibrio cortegadensis.
ATCAGCAGCGCTTTGAGCATTTAGTTAACACAGCACCAACGCGACCGATTACGCATTGGCGTGTGACAAAAATCAAAATACGAGCGTTATTACGTAGTGTGATAAAAAGATAGCCTCTACAAAGTAAAGGCTATCGTGTATTGAGCACATGAACTTCTCTTAAATAAGTTCTATTTATCGTCCACGACCATCAACCATCACCATAATGGTTCGAGTTAATATGCTCATATCGGTCGAAAACCAACTGGATAAGCTCGATAGCGATAGGGCATAACTATGGTCAAACCCCACTTTACGACGCACATCATCTAAGCAAGTGTCGTAGCCTTGGTTCACTTGCGCTAATCCCGTAATCCCAGGTAGCACGCCGTAAGTTCGGTCAGCAAAGTAAGGGATCGCAGTTTCAAGCTTTTGGTAGAAGGTAGGACGCTCTGGACGAGGGCCAATTAATGACATATCACCACTGAGAACATTGAAAAGCTGCGGAATCTCATCAAGTCGGGTTTTACGTAAAAATCGACCTACAGGGGTAATTCGGGGATCATTCTCCGTCGCCCAAACCGCGCCAGAACGAGATTCCGCATCTTGGTACATGGTGCGAAATTTAATGATGTCAAACAGCGCCATTTGTTCAGGTGTTGATTTTCCTACTCGCATTTGACGATAAAATACCGGCCCAGGTGAGGTGAGCACAATCATCAGAGCAATGATCGGGAATAATGGCATAAATAAAATGAGCCCGATGAACGCGCCAATGCAATCGAAGACACGTTTTGCAGTAGATATAGTATTGCGATTAGTAGTATTCATAATATGTCCTTAATGATTAACACGATTCCAACGGCCATTTTCAAAGCCTAATAAATAACGTAATCCACCAACTAAATTGGCGTAGTGGCCAGTAAGTAAATAAGTGATCAGCTTGAATATTTTTTTGGTGAACACTTGTGGAAAAATAAAACCAATTAAGCCCACAGAATAGACAGTGACTTGCACGGCGACTATGGCCATAAATAAAGAGTGGTTGACGAGTGTGATTGAAGAAATTAAACAAGCAAGCATTAGATACGGAGTGACTAAACGTAAGCCTTTTCCTGAAAAGAAGGCAAACGCAACCCCTCTAAACCGCGGGTTAAATAGGCTGATT
It encodes:
- a CDS encoding sugar transferase, with amino-acid sequence MNTTNRNTISTAKRVFDCIGAFIGLILFMPLFPIIALMIVLTSPGPVFYRQMRVGKSTPEQMALFDIIKFRTMYQDAESRSGAVWATENDPRITPVGRFLRKTRLDEIPQLFNVLSGDMSLIGPRPERPTFYQKLETAIPYFADRTYGVLPGITGLAQVNQGYDTCLDDVRRKVGFDHSYALSLSSLSSWFSTDMSILTRTIMVMVDGRGR